GAGTATAAACGTTACTAAAAAGTTGCATCAGTGCAATAATAAATAAGGGAACAAACGTGTCATCCACGCCTGCCATGAAGTCCTTGAAAgaccaaaagaaaagaaaaccaacaaTCTGCCCACTCTCTGAAAAGTCATGACACGAATTAGGCGTGCGGAGCTGTCCCGTCATATGTCCATCATATGTTTTGTTTGTACATGTTATTATcacaccttcctcttcctcgtcccgctcctcatcctcctcacacATAGGCCGAGTCACTGGACTGAGTGCGGCCGAAATTGGGCACACTCATCCTGGGCAAGTCCTTGTTCCGGATCTCATAGATGGACTTCCTCCGCGCCTGCACGCCGCGCACGGCCGTTTTGATTTTCCTCCAGCCCAGGTGATTGAGCTCGGCCAGGTTGAGCACCACGCAAAAGCCGCTGACCGCGAACATGAAGACCAGGAACACGGTCTTCTCCGTGGGCCTGGACACGTAGCACTCGACGTCTTTGATGCAGGGGTAGCGGTCGCACTCGTACACCGAGGGCACGTTGAATCCGTACAAGAAATACTGGCCCACCAAAAAGCCAATCTCCAGCGCGTTCCTGAACACCACCTGGATGATGTAAAACCGGGAGATGCCCTCCTGCCGCCGCAGTTTGGACTTTGTAGTTCTCATGGCCGAATTAGGGATCTCCTTGACCTCCAAGCAGTCCGGCTCGGCCTCTTTGGTGGAGTTCTCCGTGTTCTGCAGTACTCCGTTAACAATGGTGTTCTTGATCTTTTTGCTCTCGTCGCGCTTCAGCGAGTCTTGGTCCTTGTCCAGCGTCAGGTAGACCGTGGAGTAGCGCCGCTCCTTCTGCTTGGCCGACTGGTGCACGGAGTACGTGATGAAGCAGAGGCTCGGCGTGCACACCATGATGATCTGAAAGACCCAATATCTGATGTGTGAAATGGGGAACGCCTTGTCGTAGCATGCCTGGTTGCAGCCCGGTTGCAAGGTgttacaaacaaacatggtcTGCTCGTCATCATAGACGGTCTCTCCGACTATTGCTACGATTAGAATCCGGAAGATGACCACCACTGTTAGTAGGATCctatgaagaagaagaaggaaacaaaGCAGGGACACAAAACAGACATCGTGAAAATACGTGTAAATATATCAGCGTAAAGCGGTGGCGGATGTGGTGGAGTTGTGCGCTGCCTCGGTGGCTCCCATTCGTTTGTACTGGTTTCTTACGGTGGAGCTGTCCAGTGCTGAAACTGGTCGCTCCCATTCGTTTGTACTGGTTTCTTACGGTGGAGCTGTCCAGTGCTGAAACTGGTCGCTCCTCGTCTATgcgatgtgtgtctgtgtgtgtgtgaggttccTTCGTATTGTGTGGTTTGGATGTGTTGTGTGATTCAATGGCTGAAATGAAACGCAAGCAATCGGcgttgctttttcttttttttctttaaaaaaaataaaaaataaacctgtgTGAGCGTCGTTAATGGAAGAAGAGGTGAAGCCACCGACCCGCGCTCGATCTCCTCCTGCCGCCGCCGGAGCGCACAACCACCACTCCAACTCaccaacacacaatcacatggaTATAAGTGCATGAAtggaaaaacatgaaatgacacatgGGTTAaaaattatgtgtgtgtgtttttagttttttttttttttctctttgcactTTGCAGCACCATCCCAGCTTTCAAACTGGTTTACTCAGTCGTCTCtaggaggaggacaaagaggaagGAATCTGTGGATCAAGgcgtggggggaaaaaaatccactACACAGACACGGAGGACCTGGCACCATGCTACAGATGATCCTCGGGGCAGAGACGGGGGAATGGGGACCATGCTAAAGACGATCCTGGAGGCTGCTGCGATTCTTCGGCCGTTCTTGGGTTTCTGTTGATCATCTTACCTTCCTATCATAGTAGAGTGCTGCTGGA
This Limanda limanda chromosome 12, fLimLim1.1, whole genome shotgun sequence DNA region includes the following protein-coding sequences:
- the LOC133015965 gene encoding gap junction delta-2 protein; protein product: MGEWTILERLLEAAVQQHSTMIGRILLTVVVIFRILIVAIVGETVYDDEQTMFVCNTLQPGCNQACYDKAFPISHIRYWVFQIIMVCTPSLCFITYSVHQSAKQKERRYSTVYLTLDKDQDSLKRDESKKIKNTIVNGVLQNTENSTKEAEPDCLEVKEIPNSAMRTTKSKLRRQEGISRFYIIQVVFRNALEIGFLVGQYFLYGFNVPSVYECDRYPCIKDVECYVSRPTEKTVFLVFMFAVSGFCVVLNLAELNHLGWRKIKTAVRGVQARRKSIYEIRNKDLPRMSVPNFGRTQSSDSAYV